AAGTGAGTTCATTACAGGGCAGAGCCAGTGGTAGTCCAGTTCAGCACGTAGCCTCGATTAATGACTGAAAGCACAACGGCCAACAGGCGGCGGATGAACTTCCGAGTTGAAAGCAACTAAGCACATTACTGGCCTTGGCTATATGTGATTTATGCTAGTGCTTCTTAAACTACTGGCGATCTCCAGGCAGATCACTCCCCAGTAATCACAAGCGTTGTCTGCAGTGTTTGCATGAATATTCAGAGTTCGGGGCTCCAACAGAAACTCTGTGCTTCCTTCAGCAAGCAAAAATGAGTTGAAATTCACAAAACACCCGTTAACGCCCTTTTAATCGAGAACAGAAACCTTTGATTAGTCAAGTGCAGATTTGTTTCACCAGACCAAACATCTGTGACAAGACATTGGTTTTTTCTGCCCACTGTGATCTGTGATTATGATGAGAAGTGATGAGAAGTGGTGAGTGCAGTACGTCCATCCCAGACTGCCACGCCTACCGGCCGCTCAGTGCTGGGTGACGCATGACAACAAGGCTGTATTGAACCTACGGTTAACTCGCCAAACCTGATCCCCTTGAGCCAAATCACAGGTTTTGTCTTTCTAACTCGGTGGAAAGCCGGAAACGCTGCTTGGTCTGGGCTTTCATCACTTGGTATCGACTGACATCTGATTGTGTGTAAAGATGAGAGGGAAACTGTTGTAAGTCTGAGTTTCCTTTGGCTCTGCTGCAGCGGGTTCGCTGTTGGCATCTACACCACCAACTCCCCTGAGGCCTGCCAGTACGTAGCCGACAACAGCAAGGCCAACATCATCGTGGTGGAGAatcacaaacagctgcagaaaatCCTTCAGGTGAGAGTCAAGTGGAATGAGTTGTGTATAAAGAATCTATGAATCAAAGATATGAATTCAATTCACTCTCAGAGATGTGATCAGGACAGGAAAACATTAAATAGGTTTTGCATAAGTTCCATACAAGAAggagaaaatatttttctcctTGTTGCCCCTGTGtaattaataatgaagaaagaaaggtgacttattttaaaacaacatagagatttcttttatttgatgTAACTCTTTTAATGCAGTTGGACAAAGCACATATCCTGCAAGAATGTATCTGTCTTCTATTaagtacatttaaaacattttaaattaaattactttttCGACTGATGAGATCTTTGAACAATACAGTATGTAATAAATTGAGTATTCCAGCCAGTGGTGTCGTCTACTTGTTAAGGATAGTCTGCTCTATGTACTCATGGGattgtgttctttgttttaaaggttGAAGACAAGCTGCCACACCTGAAAGCCATCGTCCAGTACAAAGATGAACTCAAAGAGAAAAGACCAAATCTGTACTCCGTAAGTCACAATTCGTTCATGGCAAACACGAACAAATTAGTCAATTCAAATCCGCTTCATCTCGATGGTGTTGTCTTGTGTTACTGCAGTGGGCGGAGTTCATGGAGCTCGGACGCGACGAGGCCGACGCCCCCCTCGATGCGATCGTCTCCAGCCAGAAGCCCAACCAGTGCTGCACGCTCATCTTCACCTCAGGGACCACCGGCCAGCCCAAAGGAGTCATGCTCAGCCACGACAATGTGAGTTACGTTCCACGGGCCTCCTGGAAGTAGAGAGGTGTCACATCCTGTAGAGGTGAAACGACAGACCTGACAGACCTTCACCTTTGAGCACACCATGCACACGCCTTGTTAGGCGAGTTTCTAGTTGGGTAGGGTTTAGAACCTCAGGGAATTTACTTGGCTCACTCTGGTTTTCTTTGTTAGACAATAAAGGTGGACAAATGATGTGATGGAATGTAACCTCATGTCATGTAGTACCGTAAAGAGAACTTCTACTCTACTGCATCTCAGTTTGATAACTTAGTTTACGGATTCAGGTTATAGATGAATACAATCTGAATCATTATTATAGATTTTGAAAAAAGGAGTTAAAATGGGCTTCACCTTTACCAAACAAGTACAAACCTGTGCACGTATTTTATTCTCGTAGCAGGTATCAAACACTTTCACCATTTCACGGTGTTCTTCTCCTCATCTTGTATAGAGCATGTCTGTATCCAACCTCCCATACATGAAATAATAAAGACGCTCCCTCCGTGCCCTCAGATAACATGGACCGCGCTCTCCACCGGCCGCCACGTCAGTCTGACGGACGCCACTCGCGCTCAGGAGGTTGTGGTCAGCTACCTGCCGCTCAGCCACATCGCTGCTCAGATGGTCGACATCTGGGTCACCATGAGGGTCGGAGGGGCGACGCACTTTGCCCAGCCGGATGCGCTGAAGGTGAGATGATAGTGGTCTTTAgtacaaaaacacatgaaacgCACACATTATGCGGCCCATCCTGAACGGAGATTTAGGATAAAACAGGACAAACTTCATATCCTCAGCAGCTGGCAGTGACATTCATGCagtttgttttgatttaaatcacATTTGCGATGTTGATATTTCATAGTTTAGGGGCATGAAAACGAATAGGATCATTTTTAGTGATGGTCACCTTTTAAAAGCCTTATCATGTGCAGCTCTCCACAACGTGTCCTTTCATTGCGAGATTAAATCACCTGGCATCCTACGCTGCTCCCATGTCTTAGGGCTGCTTTCAATTCATCATTCACCACCCCTACACATTCATTCAGTTAGATATCAAAAGCTCATTTGTTACTCATGCAATAGTTCCCAAGGACATTGGGGAGGCCGATTCAAACCTTTCTGCTCATTTCCACTGTGCTTTATTAAATCAGGGCTCGCTGGTAACCACTTTGAAGGAAGTGCGTCCCACGGCCTTCATGGGCGTCCCACGTGTCTGGGAGAAGATGCAGGAGAAGATGAAGTCGGTCGGGGCAAAGTCTTCAACTGTTCGCAGGAAACTGGCCGCCTGGGCCAAAGATGTTGGTCTGCAGACCAATTTGACCAAAATGAATCAGTATGTGCAGGTTATTAAATTAAAGCTTTATTTAGATGTGCTTAAATCACTCCTTGTTCCTGTTTACATCCTGTTTATTAAACTGCTAGCTATTCTCTAAATGTTTTAATGACACTATGTCTCATTTATTATCAGCTGGACTGATGTTGCGGTTTTGTGTCTTCCCTCAGAAGCGAAGCAGCTGGCCGCACGCCGTTCAGCTACAAAATAGCCAAACAGCTTGTGTTCAAAAAGGTGCGTAAGGCTCTGGGCCTGGACCGCTGCAGCAGGTGCTACACTGGTGCCGCTCCCATAACCAACGACACCCTGGAGTTCTTCCTCAGCCTAGATATCCCTCTGTACGAGCTGTACGGCATGAGCGAGAGCACCGGACCTCACACAATCTCCGTCGCCGAGGCCTTCAAGATCGCCaggtacgtttttttttcttttgatttcctTTCAAACGGATCGGAGCCCACTCGACGCACGTGACGAATTATGGAAATGTTGTTTTGCGCTGCAGTTGCGGTAAAGAGATCCCAGGGTGCAAGACGAAGCTGCACAACCAGGACAGCGAGGGGATCGGGGAGATCTGCTTCTGGGGCCGTCACGTCTTCATGGGTTACCTCAACATGCCCGACAAGACGGAGGAGGCTCTCGATGCAGAGGGCTGGCTGCACTCCGGGGACCTGGGCAAACATGACGACAACGGATTCCTCTACATCACCGGAAGAATTAAAGGTACTTTTATATTCCTCTTTAGAGTTAGACAACACTCAGGTGAATTTGCACTGGATCCCGAGAAAGATAAAGACTTCTCTTCTCCTTTACGGTCTCAAATGGAAACATGGATTCAGTGTCTTGTTAGCGCAGAATAACAGTCTGTGAGCCTTGgaacatttttctttatttgttaacAGTATAGTTTGTTACTtaactgggatttttttttttttttagagctgaTCAtcacagcaggaggagagaacaTCCCTCCTGTTCCTATCGAAGATGCTGTGAAGAAGGCTGTGCCGCTGATTAGTAATGCCATGCTGATCGGAGACAAGAGGAAGTTCCTTTCTATGCTGCTCACCATCAAGGTGAGTTCGGTTATTCTGATGTTGTGTCCTTATGTTTTACGAGCAAAATTCACAAGGACAAGCGGCACCCTGAGAAAGCAAGTGCTCTTCAATAGTTACGCTATTTTATTGCCCATAGAAAGAGCAAAGGGACAAATTAAGCAACATGGTTTCGTTTGTGCTCTGAAGAAGCCGACAGGAGAGCAGCGTAACGACAATGTGACCGGCGATCTAATCTAATCTCACCCAGAGGCAATATACATATCTCGTTTCTACTGATAAAAATGCAGCGTTAGAGATGTTTCCTTTCAGATGCTGCCATCTAGAGGGCTttagagaaaacagaaaaatctATTGAATTGTATTAATGATTTGcatggaaaataatgtatttaaaagaaatagGTGGCATCATTCaacttttcaaatgtttctctctctctagtgCCAGCTAAACGTGGAGTCGGGAGACCCAGAGGACGAACTGACGGCGGAAGCCGTCGAGCTCTGCAGGAAGTTGGGCAGCAACGCCACACGAGTCTCTGAGATCGCGGGCGGCCAGGACAAAGCGATCCACGCCGCCATCCAGGAGGGAATCAACACCGTCAACAAGGGGGCGAGCTCCAACGCGCAGCGCATTCAGAAGTGGATCATTCTGGATCGGGATTTCTCCCTTAACGGAGGAGAGCTGAGTAAGGGAGGTGGGGGCCGAGGGCATGGTGGCAGGAAGAGGACGGTTGTTTCTGTAAAGGTCTTAAACCGGCTGTGTGTTGTAcaaggagaaagaaaataataataaaccaaatTCCTTAACAATATGAATTCCTTGCCTGTTCC
This Gasterosteus aculeatus chromosome 8, fGasAcu3.hap1.1, whole genome shotgun sequence DNA region includes the following protein-coding sequences:
- the acsbg2 gene encoding long-chain-fatty-acid--CoA ligase ACSBG2 isoform X1; this encodes MQLTACEPTATSEAAVMEPPRAGGPLESSRGARDSKASLEDGTVDTANESSGEESTGEREGEICAHVEVASDTEATEVPAEQTSSTQTVQCNTKRPNSLPVAAAEGLGLCTSRGDAEVTLRMGDSGLAAETPLTVNQMFVSAVERFGDYTALSWKEGEQQKSLSYREYYKSCRTAAKSFLKLGLQRYHGVGILGFNSAEWFISDIGAILAGGFAVGIYTTNSPEACQYVADNSKANIIVVENHKQLQKILQVEDKLPHLKAIVQYKDELKEKRPNLYSWAEFMELGRDEADAPLDAIVSSQKPNQCCTLIFTSGTTGQPKGVMLSHDNITWTALSTGRHVSLTDATRAQEVVVSYLPLSHIAAQMVDIWVTMRVGGATHFAQPDALKGSLVTTLKEVRPTAFMGVPRVWEKMQEKMKSVGAKSSTVRRKLAAWAKDVGLQTNLTKMNQSEAAGRTPFSYKIAKQLVFKKVRKALGLDRCSRCYTGAAPITNDTLEFFLSLDIPLYELYGMSESTGPHTISVAEAFKIASCGKEIPGCKTKLHNQDSEGIGEICFWGRHVFMGYLNMPDKTEEALDAEGWLHSGDLGKHDDNGFLYITGRIKELIITAGGENIPPVPIEDAVKKAVPLISNAMLIGDKRKFLSMLLTIKCQLNVESGDPEDELTAEAVELCRKLGSNATRVSEIAGGQDKAIHAAIQEGINTVNKGASSNAQRIQKWIILDRDFSLNGGELSPTMKLKRPVVLKMYKEQIENFYKELATPTSPDFPLPAK
- the acsbg2 gene encoding long-chain-fatty-acid--CoA ligase ACSBG2 isoform X2, with translation MEPPRAGGPLESSRGARDSKASLEDGTVDTANESSGEESTGEREGEICAHVEVASDTEATEVPAEQTSSTQTVQCNTKRPNSLPVAAAEGLGLCTSRGDAEVTLRMGDSGLAAETPLTVNQMFVSAVERFGDYTALSWKEGEQQKSLSYREYYKSCRTAAKSFLKLGLQRYHGVGILGFNSAEWFISDIGAILAGGFAVGIYTTNSPEACQYVADNSKANIIVVENHKQLQKILQVEDKLPHLKAIVQYKDELKEKRPNLYSWAEFMELGRDEADAPLDAIVSSQKPNQCCTLIFTSGTTGQPKGVMLSHDNITWTALSTGRHVSLTDATRAQEVVVSYLPLSHIAAQMVDIWVTMRVGGATHFAQPDALKGSLVTTLKEVRPTAFMGVPRVWEKMQEKMKSVGAKSSTVRRKLAAWAKDVGLQTNLTKMNQSEAAGRTPFSYKIAKQLVFKKVRKALGLDRCSRCYTGAAPITNDTLEFFLSLDIPLYELYGMSESTGPHTISVAEAFKIASCGKEIPGCKTKLHNQDSEGIGEICFWGRHVFMGYLNMPDKTEEALDAEGWLHSGDLGKHDDNGFLYITGRIKELIITAGGENIPPVPIEDAVKKAVPLISNAMLIGDKRKFLSMLLTIKCQLNVESGDPEDELTAEAVELCRKLGSNATRVSEIAGGQDKAIHAAIQEGINTVNKGASSNAQRIQKWIILDRDFSLNGGELSPTMKLKRPVVLKMYKEQIENFYKELATPTSPDFPLPAK